A region from the Dermacentor andersoni chromosome 11, qqDerAnde1_hic_scaffold, whole genome shotgun sequence genome encodes:
- the LOC129381630 gene encoding scoloptoxin SSD14-like, producing the protein MKWEDLFRPAIKLAKEGFPIKKHYADVLAKHQNETSATDINSIFNSVHKADDKLVQLEMAQLLEELSKRGADYFYTEVAKKIIDGLGPEALLTMDDFKNYTPVWYPPVTKKLGTATLYAPPFPSSGVLLLEAIPMRVLERSKDIRPTEDMTSEDEKLIKRAQDELSSVLAKLPELGGEAAKKGFPELVEEIRSSITAGKMATQSNHTIVEDYGGVHLSITKDFKAVTIISGINEP; encoded by the exons ATGAAGTGGGAGGATCTCTTCCGCCCCGCGATAAAGTTGGCCAAGGAAGGCTTTCCTATCAAGAAACACTACGCCGACGTCCTGGCAAAGCATCAAAATGAAACATCGGCCACTGACATCAA TTCCATCTTCAACAGCGTCCACAAGGCAGATGACAAGCTTGTGCAGCTGGAAATGGCACAACTGCTGGAGGAGCTTTCAAAGAGAGGCGCGGATTATTTCTACACTGAAGTTGCCAAAAAAATTATTGATGGCCTGGGACCAG AAGCCTTATTGACCATGGATGACTTCAAAAATTACACGCCTGTCTGGTACCCGCCAGTGACGAAAAAACTTGGCACCGCCACGCTTTACGCCCCGCCGTTCCCTTCCAGCGGTGTGCTGCTTCTCGAAGCGATCCCGATGCGAGTGCTCGA ACGCTCAAAAGACATTAGGCCAACAGAGGACATGACTTCGGAGGATGAAAAATTGATCAAGAG agcgCAGGACGAACTAAGCAGCGTGCTCGCCAAGTTACCGGAGCTGGGCGGAGAAGCAGCCAAGAAG GGCTTTCCGGAACTGGTGGAGGAAATAAGAAGCAGCATTACCGCTGGAAAAATGGCCACCCAATCTAATCATACGATCGTCGAAGACTACGGCGGCGTCCACCTGTCCATAACGAAGGATTTCAAAGCCGTCACCATCATATCCGGCATCAACGAACCGTAA